The Nerophis lumbriciformis linkage group LG05, RoL_Nlum_v2.1, whole genome shotgun sequence genome contains a region encoding:
- the LOC133605617 gene encoding uncharacterized protein, giving the protein MTTHGPTTAVTSVPSPVVSIEATVEEPFVQEFNDPNSEQYQTLQTQVISMCDFIFFETFGSIFIRTIVIGFRPQKGNTQVEVELQFNNSVSTDQIPEADVVVDTLVQALNSPNNTFNLTLDSDSIAVVQPESTTPGSTTQGPTTTLVPTVNGPTTTLVSTTNGPTFTTSHGQQTTMVPTTNGPTNIQSTTTHGPIITLVPTTHRQTATHVPTTQGPTTTLISTTRGPTTALVPTAHGQTFTQVSTTNGQQTTLVPTTHGPLTTLVPTTTGPTATHVPGTQGPTTTLVPTSHEPTTTQVSTTQGQTTTLVPTTLLVPTTNGPTTTLLTINGQTATQIPTTNRPTTTQLTTHGPTTTMVSTTNGPTFTQVPTSNGQQITLVPTIHGPLTTPVPTTNGPTATNVPTTHEPTTTLVPTSHEPTTTQVQTTHGQPTTLEPITQGPTTTQVSTTHGPTTTQVPTNHRTTTTQVSITNGQTTTLVPTTNGPTTTLLTINGQTATQIPTTNGPTIFQLTTTHGPTTTMVSTTNGPTFTQVSTTNGQQTTLVPTINGPLTTPVPTTNGPTATHVPTTHGPTTTLVPTTHGPTTLLVPTTHGQTTTLEPITQGPTTTQVSTTHGPTTTQVTTTHRPTTIQVSTTNGQTTTELTTTHGPITTLVSTMNGPTFNQVSPTQGQTTTLVPTTHEQTTTLVPTTLLVPTTHGQITTLEPITHTTTTHGPTTSQTPTTHEPTTTHGPTTIQVPATNGPTTIHAPTTMHGPTPTTLTPMTSVTTAAATSSQPVVILSATLEVVFTEDFNNITSVQYRDLETQVVSACNMIYRERFGLIFLRTFVIRIIRAVVITRMDNTQVDVGLEFRDIESTPQNDDVVTTLEETLRQPNNSLNISIVQDSIKVIQSPNRANSTTAKPSSTTKKTTMTPVQLTTRTLRFTSDETFTSDLLNQSSAAFVDRARIIKTTLEPFYSRAFSSFNSLTATSFSNGSIINNMDLRFTSGSVPNNTAIGNVLIAAAPNITAFNVNTTSIFVNGMQVSSGASHLTSIIGASCLGLLSWLLSCQH; this is encoded by the exons ATGACCACTCATGGACCAACAACTGCAGTcacttcagttccatcaccagttgTGTCTATTGAAGCAACTGTTGAAGAACCCTTTGTTCAAGAATTTAATGATCCCAACAGTGAACAATACCAAACTCTTCAAACACAAGTTATATCAATG tgtgactTCATTTTCTTTGAAACGTTTGGAAGTATTTTCATCAGAACCATTGTTATTGGATTCAG GCCACAAAAGGGAAACACTCAAGTAGAGGTGGAGCTACAGTTCAACAATTCTGTATCGACTGATCAAATTCCAGAAGCTGATGTGGTGGTAGACACATTGGTACAGGCTTTGAATAGTCCCAACAACACTTTTAACCTCACTTTGGATTCAGACTCAATAGCAGTCGTTC AACCAGAATCAACTACCCCTGGATCCACAACTCAAGGGCCAACAACAACCCTGGTGCCAACAGTTAATGGACCAACAACCACCCTGGTATCAACAACTAATGGACCAACATTCACCACATCACATGGGCAACAAACTACCATGGTACCAACAACTAATGGACCAACAAACATCCAGTCAACAACAACTCATGGACCAATTATCACCCTGGTACCAACAACTCATCGGCAAACAGCTACCCATGTACCGACAACTCAGGGACCCACAACCACCCTGATATCAACTACTCGTGGACCAACAACAGCCCTGGTGCCAACAGCTCATGGGCAAACATTCACTCAGGTCTCCACAACAAATGGGCAACAAACCACCCTGGTACCAACAACTCATGGACCATTAACCACCCTGGTACCAACAACTACTGGACCAACAGCCACCCATGTACCAGGAACTCAGGGACCAACAACCACCCTGGTACCAACAAGTCATGaaccaacaaccacacaggtatcCACAACTCAGGGGCAAACAACCACCCTGGTACCAACAACACTCTTAGTACCAACAACTAATGGACCAACAACAACTCTGTTAACAATTAATGGGCAAACAGCCACCCAGATACCAACAACTAATAGACCAACAACCACACAGTTAACAACTCATGGACCAACAACCACCATGGTATCAACAACTAATGGACCAACATTCACCCAGGTCCCCACATCAAATGGGCAACAAATCACCCTGGTACCAACAATTCATGGACCATTAACCACCCCGGTACCAACAACTAATGGACCAACAGCCACCAATGTACCAACAACTCATGAACCAACAACCACCCTAGTACCAACAAGTCATGAACCAACAACCACCCAGGTACAAACAACTCATGGGCAACCAACCACCTTGGAACCAATAACTCAAGGGCCAACAACCACCCAGGTTTCCACAACTCACGGGCCAACAACTACACAGGTACCCACAAATCATAGGACAACAACCACCCAGGTTTCTATAACTAATGGACAAACAACAACCCTGGTACCAACAACTAATGGACCAACAACAACTCTGTTAACAATTAATGGGCAAACAGCCACCCAGATACCAACAACTAATGGACCAACAATCTTCCAGTTAACAACAACTCATGGACCAACAACCACCATGGTGTCAACAACTAATGGACCAACTTTCACCCAGGTCTCCACAACAAATGGGCAACAAACCACCCTGGTACCAACAATTAATGGACCATTAACCACCCCGGTACCAACAACTAATGGACCAACCGCCACCCATGTACCAACAACTCATGGACCAACAACCACCTTGGTACCAACAACTCATGGACCAACAACACTCCTGGTACCAACAACTCATGGGCAAACAACCACTTTGGAACCAATAACTCAAGGGCCAACAACCACCCAGGTTTCCACAACTCACGGGCCAACAACTACACAGGTAACCACAACTCATAGGCCAACAACCATTCAGGTATCCACAACTAATGGACAAACAACCACCGAGTTAACAACAACTCATGGACCAATAACCACCCTGGTATCAACAATGAATGGACCAACATTCAACCAGGTCTCCCCAACTCAGGGCCAAACAACCACCCTGGTACCAACAACTCATGAGCAAACAACCACCCTGGTACCAACAACACTCCTGGTACCAACAACTCATGGGCAAATAACCACCTTGGAACCAATCACCCACACAACCACAACTCATGGACCCACCACCTCCCAGACCCCCACGACGCATGAGCCAACAACTACCCATGGGCCAACCACCATCCAGGTGCCTGCAACTAATGGACCAACAACAATCCATGCACCAACAACAATGCATGGGCCCACACCAACTACTCTGACACCAATGACTTCTGTAACCACTGCTGCAGCCACTTCTTCACAACCTGTTGTCATTCTTTCTGCAACTTTGGAGGTAGTTTTTACGGAAGATTTCAACAATATTACTAGTGTGCAGTACAGAGATCTTGAAACACAAGTTGTCTCTGCG TGCAACATGATCTACAGGGAGAGATTTGGTCTAATCTTCCTCCGCACCTTCGTCATCAGAATTAT CCGTGCGGTCGTCATCACGCGAATGGACAACACGCAAGTGGACGTGGGACTCGAGTTCAGAGACATTGAGTCAACCCCACAGAACGACGACGTTGTTACCACCTTGGAGGAAACGCTGAGGCAACCCAACAACTCGTTAAACATCAGCATCGTTCAGGACTCCATTAAAGTCATAC AATCCCCAAATAGAGCAAATTCAACGACGGCAAAACCTTCTTCCACCACCAAAAAGACAACGATGACGCCAGTGCAGCTAACAACGCGGACGTTAAGGTTTACGTCTGACGAGACGTTTACCAGTGACTTGCTCAATCAGTCGTCAGCTGCATTTGTTGACCGAGCGAGGATAATCAAGACGACG